One Aquarana catesbeiana isolate 2022-GZ linkage group LG04, ASM4218655v1, whole genome shotgun sequence genomic region harbors:
- the POLR1C gene encoding DNA-directed RNA polymerases I and III subunit RPAC1 gives MAAVEQMRSRVQLKEFSLQNVHSTDFPGNYPGYDDTWDLERFQKNFRIEITKMEDDLLEFDMVGIDAALANAFRRILLAEVPTMAIEKVYVYKNTSIIQDEILAHRLGLIPIRADPRLFEYRNSDDAEGTEIDTLQFELNVKCTRNPRAAKDSSDPSELYLDHKVYTSHMKWLPQGNQSDLFHDIDPPRTVHSDILIAQLRPGQEIHVIMHCVKGVGKDHAKFSPVATASYRLLPEITLLHPIEGEMAERLQKCFSPGVIAVDDVNGKKVASVENARIDTCSREIFRHEDLKNLVRMERVRDYFIFSIESTGILAPDVLMKEAIMGLMGKCRRFLDELDAAQMD, from the exons GTGCACAGTACAGATTTCCCCGGGAATTACCCCGGATATGACGACACCTGGGACCTGGAGCGCTTCCAGAAG AATTTCCGGATAGAGATCACCAAGATGGAGGACGACCTCCTGGAATTCGACATGGTGGGAATAGATGCAGCGCTGGCCAACGCATTCCGGCGCATCCTGCTGGCTGAG GTCCCCACCATGGCCATAGAGAAAGTCTACGTCTATAAGAACACGTCAATCATACAGGACGAGATCCTCGCCCACCGCCTGGGCCTCATCCCAATCCGTGCTGATCCTCGCCTCTTCGAGTATCGGAATTCGG atGATGCAGAGGGAACGGAGATTGACACGCTGCAGTTCGAGCTGAATGTGAAATGTACGCGGAACCCCCGGGCGGCCAAGGACTCCTCCGACCCCAGCGAGCTCTACCTGGACCATAAAG TATACACCAGTCACATGAAGTGGCTCCCTCAAGGGAACCAATCCGATCTCTTCCATGACATCGACCCGCCTCGGACTGTGCACAGTGACATCCTCATTGCCCAGCTTCGGCCTGGCCAGGAGATCCACGTCATCATGCACTGCGTCAAGGGAGTTG GGAAGGACCACGCCAAGTTCTCCCCCGTGGCCACAGCCAGTTACCGCTTACTACCGGAGATCACACTGCTGCACCCCATAGAGGGTGAGATGGCAGAGAGGCTGCAGAAGTGTTTCTCGCCCGGAGTTATCGCGGTGGATGATGTGAATG GTAAAAAGGTTGCCAGTGTAGAAAACGCGCGGATTGACACGTGTAGCAGAGAGATCTTCCGCCACGAGGACCTGAAAAACCTGGTGCGCATGGAACGTGTGCGGGACTACTTTATCT TTTCCATAGAGTCTACTGGCATCCTAGCCCCGGACGTCCTGATGAAAGAAGCCATCATGGGTCTGATGGGGAAATGTCGGCGCTTCCTGGATGAGCTGGATGCAGCGCAGATGGACTGA